One part of the Eucalyptus grandis isolate ANBG69807.140 chromosome 10, ASM1654582v1, whole genome shotgun sequence genome encodes these proteins:
- the LOC104423005 gene encoding uncharacterized protein LOC104423005: MDEKLLANGGGKPKGHYALAKGVEDHQLGMYDKPLPYFGWGIGWFCFLGGFIFPAMWYFATILYFCNYYQRDPRERAGLAASAIAALICTVAVTIALAVILL, encoded by the exons ATGGACGAAA AGCTTTTAGCTAATGGAGGAGGCAAGCCAAAAGGCCACTATGCCCTCGCTAAGGGCGTGGAAGATCACCAGTTGGGAATGTATGATAAACCTCTTCCTTATTTTGGCTGGGGAATTGGATGGTTTTG TTTCCTAGGTGGATTTATTTTTCCTGCAATGTGGTACTTTGCAACAATACTGTACTTCTGCAACTATTATCAAAGAGATCCAAGAGAGCGGGCAGGACTCGCTGCTTCGGCAATAGCT GCACTGATATGTACGGTTGCTGTGACAATTGCTCTTGCTGTAATATTGTTGTAG